The genomic region CCAATCATTGCGGGCAAAGGCGAAGTTGTAGGCGATACAGTAGTTTTCGGGATTTATAAAATGGAAGTAACACAGCAGAATTTAGCAGCTAATAAAAATACATGGGTTGTTGCAGCAACAATGAACGGTGGACCAAAAGGCTATCGTCTCGCTGGGACAGCTGAGGTCAAGGATAAACAGCTCATTTTCACCCCAGCAGAAGTTGATGCTCTGATATAGACCTTCTTTCTAGCGCCAGTTGACACGAATGTAAAACACGAATCCATGAAAAAGCCAGGATTTTCTCCTGGCTTTAGGCTGTGTAAGTAATCTGCAATTTGTGAAATTATCTTTTGGTATTCTTTCATTATTCATGGTTAAGGTTATACCATCACAGCACAGTTATACTCTTGCACCCATGCTTTCTTTATCGTCTTTGTTTTAAAAGAGTGCAAGAAAAGTTACATATGCAAAAATCATTTCCTGTCCAATATCCCAATTCATTCCCATTGCTGGATCTTTATCTGCGAGCTCCAG from Dehalobacter sp. harbors:
- a CDS encoding pyridoxamine 5'-phosphate oxidase family protein, with the translated sequence MVINEGVKAVIEGSAFLSLVTLSTDGIPHPIIAGKGEVVGDTVVFGIYKMEVTQQNLAANKNTWVVAATMNGGPKGYRLAGTAEVKDKQLIFTPAEVDALI